The proteins below are encoded in one region of Helianthus annuus cultivar XRQ/B chromosome 2, HanXRQr2.0-SUNRISE, whole genome shotgun sequence:
- the LOC110872368 gene encoding protein PSK SIMULATOR 1: MGGICSRRSSEDDFDNGSFPRGLSFGSGVIYQSRGLPAQRMDGESMPKGRVDGDGKDSLREVLSFPEMNGGSYALDDNDGIPRLARVLSHKSRSTKTTKVSEVSSILGKAGTAGFGKAVEVLDTLGSSVSSLHASGGFVSGVATKGNKIAILSFEVANTIVKGATLMQSLSKDNIKHLKEVVLPSEGVQLLISKDMDELLRIAAFDKREELKIFSGEVVRFGNRCKDPQWHNLDRYFEKLGSESVPQKQLQEEAETTMEHLKNLVQNTAELYHELHALDRFEQDFRRKQIEENPNAPPRGDSLAILRAELKSQKKHVRSLQKKSLWSKILEEVMEQLVDIVHFLHMEIHNAFGTADTETPVKSNRQKLGAAGLALHYANIITQIDTLVTRSGFVPPSTRDSLYQGLPPHIKLAMRSKLHSFLPKEELTIPEIKGEMEKTLHWLVPIATNTTKAHHGFGWVGEWANTGSEADRKLSCPVDSLRIETLHHADKEKTEECILKLVIWLHHLVCQSKAINGGIKSPVKSPIRSPNQKRIQLTANRPDSPSPALTTEDQEMLRDVSKRKPTPIISKSQEFDTQNRLSKQYRLTKSSSHSPTHEVKRDPFPIKRPSSLPIINFDIDRMKAMDVIDDIRVSE, encoded by the exons ATGGGTGGAATATGTTCTAGGAGATCCAGTGAGGATGATTTTGACAATGGAAGCTTTCCCCGTGGATTGAGTTTTGGGTCTGGGGTGATTTATCAGTCTCGAGGATTGCCTGCTCAACGGATGGATGGTGAGTCTATGCCTAAGGGAAGAGTGGATGGTGATGGTAAGGATAGTTTGAGAGAAGTGTTGTCGTTTCCAGAGATGAATGGTGGTTCGTATGCGTTGGATGATAATGATGGGATTCCGAGATTGGCTAGGGTTTTATCGCATAAATCCAGGTCGACCAAGACGACAAAG GTTTCTGAAGTGAGTTCAATTTTGGGTAAAGCGGGGACCGCTGGTTTTGGAAAGGCAGTAGAAGTGCTGGATACCCTTGGCAGCAGCGTGTCAAGCTTACACGCCAGTGGTGGTTTTGTGTCTGGGGTGGCAACAAAAGGAAATAAAATAGCAATATTATCATTTGAAGTTGCAAACACAATCGTTAAGGGTGCCACCTTAATGCAATCTCTTTCAAAGGATAACATAAAACACTTAAAAGAGGTAGTCTTGCCTTCAGAAGGTGTGCAACTTCTAATATCAAAAGACATGGATGAGCTCCTCAGAATTGCTGCATTTGATAAAAG GGAAGAATTAAAAATCTTTTCTGGTGAAGTGGTTCGATTTGGAAATCGATGCAAAGATCCTCAATGGCACAACCTAGACCGTTATTTTGAGAA ATTGGGATCAGAATCAGTTCCCCAGAAACAACTGCAAGAAGAAGCAGAAACCACCATGGAGCATTTGAAGAATTTGGTTCAGAATACTGCA GAATTATACCACGAGTTACACGCGTTGGACCGGTTTGAACAAGATTTTCGACGTAAGCAAATAGAAGAGAACCCCAACGCTCCACCAAGAG GGGACAGCCTTGCTATCTTGAGGGCAGAATTGAAGAGTCAAAAGAAGCACGTGAGAAGTTTGCAAAAGAAGTCACTTTGGTCCAAGATTTTGGAAGAG GTGATGGAGCAACTCGTAGACATTGTGCATTTCTTACACATGGAGATTCATAATGCTTTTGGAACAGCCG ATACCGAAACACCGGTAAAAAGCAACCGACAGAAGTTGGGAGCAGCTGGTCTTGCGCTACATTATGCTAATATTATTACCCAGATTGATACACTT GTCACTCGCTCAGGTTTTGTGCCTCCAAGTACTCGGGATTCTTTGTACCAAGGACTACCGCCTCATATTAAGTTAGCAATGCGCTCCAAATTACATTCGTTTCTCCCAAAGGAAGAG CTTACCATTCCTGAAATTAAAGGAGAAATGGAGAAAACTCTCCATTGGCTTGTTCCAATTGCAACAAATACAACCAA AGCTCATCATGGCTTTGGCTGGGTTGGAGAATGGGCAAATACAGG ATCTGAGGCAGACCGAAAACTGTCTTGTCCCGTTGACTCATTAAGAATAGAGACTCTCCACCATGCCGATAAGGAAAAAACAGAAGAATGTATCCTTAAACTAGTCATCTGGCTTCATCACCTCGTTTGCCAATCAAAGGCTATAAACGGTGGAATAAAATCACCGGTAAAATCTCCTATCCGCTCCCCAAATCAAAAACGAATTCAACTCACAGCAAACCGGCCCGATTCTCCCTCGCCTGCACTCACAACCGAAGACCAAGAAATGCTTCGGGATGTTAGCAAAAGAAAACCGACCCCCATAATCAGCAAAAGTCAAGAATTTGACACCCAAAACAGGTTAAGCAAGCAATATAGGCTAACTAAAAGCAGTAGTCATTCCCCGACCCATGAAGTTAAGCGGGATCCGTTTCCCATCAAGAGACCGTCATCTCTTCCGATTATTAACTTTGATATCGATAGGATGAAGGCTATGGATGTTATTGATGATATAAGAGTTAGTGAGTAA